TTACTTCTTACATGGAACAGCATCAAATGGAGACTTCTTTGCGCAAATATAATCAAGCCGCTGCGGATTTAATTGGCTTGCGTCATTGGTGGATGGCATTGTCGGCTCGAGAGCAAGCCGATCAGATGAATATTGATAATTTAGTGCTGGAATGCGAGCGCGTGTTGCAAGCCGAATTTAGCGGCTGGATGGAAGAAATGAAAGATACCCTCGGTAAATTAAAAGCCGAACAAGAAAAACGCATGGAAGAAATCCGCGAAAAACGCCGCCAAGAACAAGAACTAAAAAGCGAAGAAGCTAAAAACCGTTTGCAAGCCTTAAAAGAAGCTGGACGCGCTGCTGAAATGGAGAAATAAAAATGGCTTTATAATTTACCATAAGTCCATAAGCGATTGGCGGTAAAATTCCAAAATAAAGTCAGACCAATTGCGGTTGCTTTTGCCACTTGTGTGCCGACCACTTCGGTAAATAATCCACTGTATAAATGGGAATAACTGAAATGAAAAATTAAAGTATTAATGAAAAGACCAATCATACTGACTGTGACAAATTTCATTAATTGTATCCGTTGATCTCTCACTTTTGATTCTGGAAAAGTCCAATAGCGATGTAAAGTAAAATTAAATAAAATCGCTAAACTCACCGAACACATATTAGCCCCAATTCGCTCCCATTCGCCATTCCAGCCCGCACCAAAAATCAGTAAATTTAA
The DNA window shown above is from Thioflexithrix psekupsensis and carries:
- a CDS encoding GtrA family protein, giving the protein MSIFSHLSKKELTRFLKFSTVGGMGALIDVGVLNLLIFGAGWNGEWERIGANMCSVSLAILFNFTLHRYWTFPESKVRDQRIQLMKFVTVSMIGLFINTLIFHFSYSHLYSGLFTEVVGTQVAKATAIGLTLFWNFTANRLWTYGKL